In one Bacillus sp. PK3_68 genomic region, the following are encoded:
- a CDS encoding methylated-DNA--[protein]-cysteine S-methyltransferase, with protein MGWKGWQAYATFYLWRSLYDKKYKLDYESPIGVIEILGTDEVILSILFSEEDKKVNVLQPDTPPVLAECYNQLDEYFKGDRYEFTFPYQFEGTDFQKKVWEALKEIPYAETGSYKDIAVSIGNQKAIRAVGSANGKNKLSIVIPCHRIIGSNGTLTGYAGGLWRKEWLLQHEKSCNRKQK; from the coding sequence TTGGGATGGAAAGGCTGGCAGGCATACGCTACCTTTTATCTTTGGAGGTCTTTATATGACAAAAAATATAAATTAGATTATGAATCGCCAATTGGCGTAATCGAAATACTTGGTACTGATGAAGTGATCCTTTCTATTCTGTTCTCTGAAGAGGATAAAAAGGTGAATGTTTTACAACCGGACACTCCTCCAGTTTTAGCAGAATGCTATAACCAACTTGACGAATATTTTAAAGGCGATCGCTATGAATTTACATTTCCTTATCAATTTGAAGGAACTGATTTTCAAAAAAAAGTATGGGAAGCATTAAAAGAAATTCCGTATGCAGAAACGGGATCTTACAAGGATATTGCTGTTTCTATTGGAAATCAAAAAGCTATTAGAGCTGTAGGAAGTGCAAATGGAAAAAATAAGCTAAGTATTGTCATTCCCTGCCACAGAATTATTGGTTCTAATGGGACATTAACTGGCTATGCAGGAGGGCTGTGGAGAAAAGAGTGGCTGCTCCAGCATGAGAAGTCCTGCAACAGGAAACAGAAGTAG
- a CDS encoding Ada metal-binding domain-containing protein, with amino-acid sequence MVNTINLSFEEMWEKIMACDRKYDGLFFTAVKTTRIYCRPSCRSRKPKKMNVEFYTDINEVEKAGFRACKRCRPEVEQSPHMEIVRDIITFLVNHYKQNLILKDIAAEVGLSPFYLERLFKQETSETPRTYLEKIRIDKAAYLLKCTALTNLEICYEVGFQSPSNFYKVFRSLKNCSPSEYRKGFLNELG; translated from the coding sequence TTATGGCTTGTGACCGTAAGTATGATGGATTATTTTTTACAGCCGTGAAAACAACCAGAATATATTGCCGTCCTTCCTGCAGGTCAAGGAAACCCAAAAAAATGAATGTGGAATTTTACACCGACATAAATGAAGTAGAAAAAGCTGGTTTTCGCGCTTGTAAGAGGTGTCGGCCGGAAGTTGAGCAATCCCCGCATATGGAGATTGTCAGAGACATCATTACGTTTCTGGTCAATCATTATAAACAAAACCTGATATTAAAAGATATAGCGGCAGAAGTCGGTCTAAGTCCCTTTTATTTGGAACGCTTATTTAAACAAGAAACCTCTGAGACTCCTCGTACTTATTTAGAAAAGATACGTATCGATAAAGCAGCCTATCTTCTCAAATGCACAGCCCTTACGAATCTGGAGATCTGCTATGAGGTAGGATTTCAAAGTCCTTCTAATTTTTATAAAGTGTTTCGAAGCTTAAAAAACTGTTCACCGAGTGAATATCGAAAGGGATTCCTAAATGAATTGGGCTGA